The following is a genomic window from Citrifermentans bemidjiense Bem.
ATGAAGCCCTTTTCGAAGTCGGAGTGGATGACGCCCGCGGCTCCGGGAGCCTTGGTTCCCTTGGTGATGGTCCAGGCGCGGACTTCCTTGACACCGGCGGTGAAGTAGGTGATCAGGCCCAAAAGCTCGTAGCCGGAACGGATCAGACGGTCAAGGCCCGACTCCGCCAGCCCCATTTCCTCTAGAAACGCCTGTTTCTCCTCGCCTTCCAGTTCGGAAATCTCGGCCTCGATGGAGCCGCAGATGAAGACGACGCCGTTTCCTTCCTTCGCTGCCAGCTGGCGCACTTCCTCGACGTAGGGGTGCTTCCCTTCCAGGTCGTCCTCGGCCACGTTCGCCACGTAAAGAACCGGTTTGGCCGTCATGAGGTGCATGTCGCGCAGTATCAGCTTCTCGTCCTCGGTCTCGGCCATGTCGCGCGGCGAGAGCCCCTGCTCCAGGGTGGATTTCACCTTGAGGCAGAAATCTACGTCTTCCTTCGCCTTCTTGTCGCCGCTTCTGGCCTGTTTCTCGGTACGCTGCAGGCGCTTTTCCACCGTGTCCAGGTCTGCCAGCGCCAGTTCGGTCTGGATCACCTCGATGTCGCGCACCGGCGAAACGCTGCCGCTTACGTGCACCACGTTCTCGTTGTCGAAGCAGCGCACCACGTGCAGGATTGCGTCGACGGAACGGATGTGCCCCAGGAACTTGTTCCCCAGCCCCTCACCTTGGCTTGCGCCTTTGACCAGCCCCGCGATGTCGAGGAACTCGATGGTGGTCGGCTGCATCCGCTCCGGGTGTACGATCTCGGCGAGCCTGTCCATGCGCGGATCCGGAACCGCGACGATGCCGACGTTGGGATCGATGGTGCAGAAGGGGTAGTTGGCGGACTCGGCCCCGGCCGAGGTGAGCGCGTTGAAGATGGTGGACTTCCCCACGTTGGGGAGGCCGACGATACCGCAATTGAAACCCATGACGTATCCTTTTGAAAACTCAACCCATTGCCGGGGGGAGTGCTATAAAGTCCACCTTCGTGAAGTGGGGATCTGCTACCTGGCGTTGAAGATGCTCATTGCCTTGGGCATCCCTTCCTTGATCATCATCTCCAGCGCGTCGACCGAGGTGTCCAGCACCTCGAGGAGAGAATCCATCTCTTCCTTGGCGAAGTTCGTGAGCACGAAGTTCACCACGTCGCCGTGCACGGGGCGGCCGATGCCGACGCGGATGCGCGCATAGGCGGAAGAGCCGAGCTCCTGGGCCAGCGAGCGCAGGCCGTTGTGCCCGCCGTGGCCGCCTCCCTCCTTGAGCTTTACCTTGCCGAACGGGATATCCAGGTCGTCATGGATCACGATGAGATCTGAGAGGGACAGTTTGTAGAAGCGAAGCGCCTCCGCGACGGAGCGCCCCGACAGGTTCATGAAGGTCTGCGGCTTGAGGAGGTAGACCCGCTCGGAGGACCAGTTTCCGTCACCAGAAAGGCCGGAGAAGGCCTTCCTGGTGACCTGGATTCCCGAGAGGCTGGCTAAGCGGTCCAAAACCATGAAACCCGCGTTGTGGCGGGTCCATGAGTACTTTGGCCCGGGGTTGCCGAGCCCTACGATAAGTTTTGCTGCCATACGATTCCTGGATTAGGCGGCGGGAGCGGCCTCTTCCTCTGCGGCACCCTTGCGGCCGAGGATGCTGACCACGGACGCTTTGGGGTCGGAGAGGATTGCGGTGCCGATCGGAGCGACGATCTGGCCTACGTGAACGGAGTGGCCGATCAGCAGTTCTGCCACGTCGACGTTGATGTGGGCCGGGATGTGGACCGGGAGGCACTCGACTTCGACTTCGTGCATGGCGAAGTCAAGGAAGCCGCCGGCTTTGACGCCGGCCGGGGTGCCTACCAGGTTCAGCTTGACATGAACCTTGACCTTGTCCGCCAGGTTGATCTTGTGCAGGTCGACGTGACGCGGCACGTTCTTCAGGCTGTCGCGCAGAAGGTCGGCGACGATCACGCTGGCGCCGTTCAGCTCGCCCGCGCACTCAAGGGTCAGGATGTGGTTGCGGCCACCCTCGCCTGCGATGGCTTCGGAAAGTTCCTTCTGCCCCAGGGAAATGGATACGGGAGCGATCCCTTTGCCGTACACAACGGCCGGAACGCGGCCGGCAGCCCTCAGGCGGCGGCAGATACCCTTGCCAGTTTGCTCTCTCAGTTCAGCTTTCAGCACCTGCTTACTCATACATCCTCCGATGTCGATCTTGGTATTTAATGACCCAATGACGTTTTTTTGAATTTCAATTACACGAAAAGCGAGCTGACCGATTCATCCTCATGGATGCGGCGGATCGCTTCTCCCAAAAGTTCTGCAACGGAAAGCACCCTGATCTTGTCCGAAAGCTCCGCTTTCTCGCCCAGGGGAACCGTATCGGTGATGACGACTTTCTCGATGACCGAGGCGTTGATCCTGTCGATCGCGGGGCCGGAAAGCACGCCATGTGTGGCGCAGGCGTAGACGTTGGCGGCGCCGTGCTGTTTCAGAGCGAGAGCTGCCTGGGTCAAGGTCCCTGCCGTGTCGATCATGTCGTCCAGGATGATGGCGTTTTTACCTTTCACGTCGCCGATCAGGTGCATGATCTCGGCCACGTTCGGGCCGGTACGGCGCTTGTCGATGACGGCCAGCGTGCAGCCGAGCCTCTTGGCGAAGGCCCTGGCGCGTTCGGTCCCGCCTGCGTCCGGCGACACCATGACCAGGTTGTCCGGATCGTCGGCGAAGCGGCTCTTCAGGTGGGCGAGCAAAACCGGAGCGGCGTAGAGGTTGTCCACAGGGATATTGAAAAAGCCCTGGATCTGCCCCGCGTGAAGGTCCACGGTCACCACCCTGGCGGCGCCGGCAGTAGTGATCAGGTCGGCCACGAGCTTGGAAGTGATCGGGGTCCTCGGTGCGGCCTTGCGGTCCTGGCGCGCATAGCCGTAGTAGGGGATAACGGCGGTGATGGTAGCCGCCGAAGCCCTCTTCAGGGCGTCGATCATGATCAGCAGTTCCATCAGATTGTTGTTGGTCGGACAGCAGGTCGACTGCACCACGTAGATGTCACGCCCGCGGACGTTCTCGCCGATCTCGACCATGATCTCGCCGTCGGAGAAGGTCTTGACCTTTGCCTTCCCCAGGGGCACCTTCAGGCAATCACAGATCTTTTCTGCCAGAATAGGATTGGAGTTACCGCTGAACACCCTGATCTTGTTTTCCATTGAAGCTCTGCCCTCGTAACTTCTTTTATTTAGGTTCTGCGCGGCCTGCAGGCTTCCCAACCCCACCTAGACCGGCATCACAAATCCAGGAAACGCTACTTAATACAATAGTTGCCCCCCGAAGTCAATGGAAAAGCTGTCCGGACACGCGCCCGGCGGCCTTGCTGCAGAAGTCGACAGAGCCCCGCGCAACGGCAAAGAGAGTCGGCACCCGCACAGCGTTAGGCTGTAATAATTTTTCCAAAAACTCCTAATGTCGGGTATCCTCTTTGACGATAAGAATCCTGCCCGACGTCTATTACACTGCAGAGGGGGATGACTATATGGAACAGCGGCGTTTTCACCGGGTACAAAGCAGGGCGCCCGGCGAACTGTCACATTTCGGGATGGACTACAAGTGCCGACTGGAGAATGTCTCCTTGAGGGGCGCGCTGATCAGCGCGGACGAGTGCATAATGATCCCTGTCGGCGACTGCTGCACGTTCTCTGTCGTTTTGGAGCCCGAGACCGCGCCTGTAGTCATTACCGCCTGCATCGTGCACAGCTTTTTTTCCATGGTGGGGGTGAAGTTCATTAATTTTTCAGGGGACGCCGAGGAGCGATTGCTCAGCTTCATGCAGAGGTTGACCACCGAACCCGAGAAATTGAAGCAGGAGTGGGAAATGATACAGGAGAAAAGACGTAAAAGCCGCGAAGAGTGCTGCCTGCCCACAGCAACCAGATCCTGATCCCTCAAAAAAAGAAAAGACCCGCCGCCTTGTAGCGCCAAGCCTTCACGAATCAAATTAAGCCCGCCGACCCTTCCCTAGCTCTCGCCCTGAATACCGCCTTTCCCCTGGGAGCAGTTCACCCGCAGTTCGTAAGGGAGGCAGCTGTTGATGTTGAGGACCTCCTCTGCGAGGGCCAGGCTCTTGTATCGCAACGAGACCTGCTCCAGCTTGGACTTTAACTGCACCAGCACGACCAGATCCTCAGTTCTCGCGTACTCGTTGTACAGCTGCAACACCTCGTCAAATACCATATCGATCGACGCTTCGACCGGCGCCTTGGCGCCTGCCGCATAGGTCAACACCTTTTCCTTGTCATCTTCAAGTTCGCCCCTGAGCACTGCGGATTGCCTGGCTTCGCGCATAAATCTCTTCAGCGCGTCACAGTTGATCTCGTACTTGGCATTACCGATCTCGAGAATGGTTCTAACCATTTTATCCCCTCGTGCATCTCGATATAACATTGAAGCAATGTAAGTGGGTCCACGCATATTCCGCATCCGCATTGATTATCTTCGGCAAATTTAGTGAAGACTTTAAGTCTTTTTACTGTCTGGGAACTTGAGGCACTACAATCCTTTCACAAAAGCGGATACCCTCTGACAAAAGTCCCGGAACCAACTGATTGAAAAGCAGCCTTGACATGCCTCAGACCTTGCGCTATGTTTCCATCACATTCCAGCATAGATAGACGACAATACTAAACCATCCGCGAGGATGGGACGGAAAGCCTACAGGGTCTCCAAGAGACAGCCGGGTCGCCGAAATATCGATCGATATTTTTGGCCCCGGCTTTTTTGTTGCCGCAATCCCGGATAACGCCCGGCGCGGCGACACGCCGGGCGCCCTTAAAACGGAGGAGACAAATGAAAAAAGTCGTTTTAACCCTGGCAGTTGTAGCCGCTGCCGCCTTCGCCGTCGCTAGACCGGGAGCGGCCCAAGCCAGCTCGGTGGACCTGAACATCCAACTGGGCGCTTACATCCCGGCCCCTCCGGGGGTGAGGATCTACGTCGAAGCCGGGCGCCCCTATTACGTGGAGAACCACAGGCGCGTCTACATGAAAAAAAGGCACCACGAAGACCACGGCAGGCATTTGGGGCACTACAAGGAAGAACACCACGACAGGGAAGAGGGGCACGGGAAAGAGCACGGCAGGCACGGCCGCGACTAAAAGAAAACTGTGACTAAAAGAGGAGGAGAGACCATGAAAAGAATAACGGCAGCATTCAAACCGGCTGTCATCGCTATCTGCGTTATCGTGGCAGCCTTCGCGTATCTTGCCGGTTGCAGCGGCGGAGGAGGCGACGCCAGCAAAGGGACCCTCAAGCTTTCCATAACCGACAGGCAAAGCGACAACTTCGGCAAGGTAATCATCGCCATACGCGAGATACGGGTAGTCCCCAGAGGATTTGAAGGCGCAGCCGACAACGATGCCAACCTGCCGGTGCTGGTCCGGTTCACCACGCCCAAAGTGATCGACGTCATGGCCTTGAGGTTTATCCAGGAACCCCTGGGAGACATCATCCTCCCCGCAGGGAACTACAGCCAGATCAGGCTGGTCCTGGAACCCAACCCCACGGGCAATCGTCCCCCGGTCAACTACCTCACGCTCAGCAGCGACGTCAACGGCACCAATCCGATTCCCCTGGACACCCCCAGCGGGCAGCAGTCCGGGCTCAAGGTGCTCGGGCCGATCGAGGTAAAGGCCGGAATCATCAACGCAGTCATGATCGACTTCGACCCCAACACCGCCATAGTTTCGCGAGGCAACGGCGGCTACAACCTGAAGCCGACCGGGATCAGGATGGTGCAGATGGCAAACGAACTGCCGCAGTTCGGTTCCATCGTCGGCAACGTCAGTTCCAGCTTCGGGCATTGGTCCAGCGCCACCGTCGCCATCAAGAGGCGCGGGACGGTTAACGACACCGACCCCATCGCCGCCGGGCGCATCTTCTCCAGTTACACCAGCGGCAGATGGCAGGCCCCCTTTGCCGCCTTCGTACCGGCGGCCAGCGGCAGCCTCGGCTATAAGACGTTCATAACCACGAACGGCTTCGCCTTGTATTCGTCCCAGACAGTATCGGTGGTACAGAATCAGGCGACCGATCTGGGCGAGATAGTACTGACACCACGGTAAGAGCAAACCTGCGGCGCCGGTCCTTCACAGAGGGCCGGCGCCGTTGTTGGGAGAGCGGTATGCCTATAATTCAATGGAATGTAAATCTTTTGGTGGGAATACAGGAAATCGACCGGCATCACAAGCAGTTGGTGCAATCGCTGAACACGGTCTATGACGAGTTTCGGGAAGGTAAAGAGATCGAGTTGTCGTTCCTGCAGGAGTTGATCGCCTACGCCGCTCACCACTTCGCCTGTGAAGAGCAATGGATGAAGAAGACGGGGTACCCCAAGCTGCAAGCCCACCGGGAAGAGCATGCCCTCTTCACCAGCAGGGTCGCCGATTTCAAGACGGGCCTGAAAGACAACGGCAAGATATCAGTAGAGTTGATCTGGTTTTTGTGCAACTGGGTGACGCACCACATAGGCGAAAGCGATGCCGAGTTCGGACGCTTCGTCGATGTCCACAACATCCGTACCAGGGGCGACCAGCCCGGCAAGATCGCCGGCGACAGCTGACATCAGCGGGCCGTTTAGGGCTGCGGCAACGACTTCAGGTACTCCCGCAGCGCTTCCACATGCTCCCTGTCGTGGTCCATCATCGCCTGGAAGAGCTTCTCCAGTTCGCTATCGGCGAAGATCACGATGGTGGACATGTGCAGCACCGCCATCTGCTCCTCCAGCTTGATCGCCAGGGTGAGCGCCTCCACCTCAGACAGGGTCGACGCCATCAGCTGGTCGACCTTCTCTTCCAGCTTCTGCAGACTGACCATCGCCTTGGTCAGATCAGTATTCACCCCCGACATCCCCACGCCCTGCATCCTGGCCGCCATGGCGAACTGCTGCGCGTGGCTCTCTTCCTCAAGCGCCGTCTTGCTCCAAAGCCTTGACAGCGGCTTGTTGTCGGCGAAACTGCGTGCGAAGTGGTAGTAGAGCTCCGCGCCCTTAAGCTCGAACCGCTTGCACCTGTCGATGAAGTGGAGTTGGTCCATGGTCAATCTGGCTGCGGCTTCCTTTTCGATCATAAAAACACCTCGGAACAATAGGTTTGCAGCATATAGGGCTATTCGGACAAAGGAAGATTTACTTGAATAAGCATCCTCATCCTGCAACATGATCGTGCCATTTAAAGAAACAGGGGACTAGCTGCATGTGCTAGTCCCCTGAATTGTTTGGCTGGGGCGCCAGGGATCGAACCTGGGAATGACGGGATCAAAACCCGTTGCCTTACCGCTTGGCGACGCCCCAATATTTGATTTTTAAATGGTCCTGACGGCGGCTGCGAACCAGCCACGCGCTTTTGCTATCTCAGCTGCCGCATGTCGCGCCGCGCTTTCGCTCTCGAAAAGACCGAAAACGGTGGAGCCGCTTCCTGACATCAGCGACCCGCGGGCACCTGCTGTCAACAGCACCTCTTTCAGTTCGCTCACCAGGGGGAATCTCCCGCAGGTGACCGGCTCCAAATCGTTGGAAAGGAGCTCGCAGACCTCGTTGAGGCTGCTGTATGAACGCGGGATTATAGTGGCGGGATCCGGCGTTGTCAACCTTAAATTTTGATACACCCAGGCAGTGGAAACATGTATCCCGGGATTCACCAGCACCACCCAGAGGGAGGGAACTTCTTCCAGCGCGGTGAGGCGGTCGCCGATCCCCTCGGCAAGGGCGGGCTTTTTGAAGACGAAGAACGGAACGTCGGCACCCAGCTTGACGCCGATCTCCATCAACCGCTCGTCCGTAAGACCCAATTCGAGGAGCTCGTTCACTCCCATCAGGACAGTGGCGGCGTCGCTGCTCCCCCCCCCGAGCCCTGCCCCTACCGGTATCTTCTTGGCAATGGTGATCTCTATGCCGACTTCCTTGTCCGAAAGCTTCAACAGTGCGTCGGCTGCACGCCAGGCTATGTTTCCCGGCCCGTCGGGCACCCCTTTCCTGCCGCAGGTAACCCGGATCCCGGGGGAATCGGAAAGGGCAATCTCTATCTCGTCGCAGAGGTCGACCCTCTGCATGATCATGCGCAGCTCGTGATAGCCGTCCGGCCTCTTGCCCAATACGTCCAGCCGGTAGTTGACCTTGGCCGGCGCCAGCAGTTGCAGTTTTTTCACGACAACTCTCCTTGAGGTGTTTTGAAGATCCCACTTTTCTTGTCCCCCCTCCCCTCGCGGGAGGGGGAGAGCTGGAAAAAGCTCGGCAGCACAGTCTCCCCTCGCCCTCTGGGAGAAGGGCGGGGGTGAGGGAATCCCTGCACACCTACCTATTCGCTCTTCATTATCTCGCTCATGACGCAGGTGGCGTAGGCGCCTCGCGGCAGCGAGAAGCCGACCAACAGGTCGGAGCCCTCCTGCTGCACATCCGCCCCGGCGATAGGGACCCGCAATGGGCGCCGCTCCCCTTCCATACGCAGACCTCCCGAGAGGTTGAAGCTCTCCAGGGTTAACTCTTGCGCTGCCAGCACCTCGCGCTCAAGCTCGCCCTGCGCGCCGTGAGGCTCCATCATGGTGCAGCCGAACATGGGGCCGGTGGGGGAAATGTCGAAGGCTTCGGCGCGCGGCGCCTCCGCTGCCAGATCCTGCACCAGGAAACGGGCGCCGTTCTCGTGCTTGAAGGCGATGTCGCCGACGTTCACCTTGTCGAAGCTATCGAGCCTTTTTTCCAACACCAGGTCGAAGAGGGAGGACTGGAAGGCGGAGAGATACAACCTCTTCATGCGCGGCTGCACCGAGTTGAAGGCCCTCTCGAAGCCGTCCGGACGCTGCACTAGCCGGGTGAGCAGTTCGCGCTCGACCCGGAAATGCCCCGGGAAAAGCGCCAGGCTTTCCTCCACTTCGCCGCGCCGGTACGCCTCTATGGCCTGGCGCCAGCGCTCGTCGGTCACCGCAGCCGGGTCGCCGATCAGCCGGTCCACCGCCGACTTGAACTCGCGGCGCAGCATCGCCGCCCCTATCTCGTGGGTGTTGCCTTGGGCACCGTAGCGCTGGACCCCGAAACGGTTGGGTACCCCGCGCCTGGTCATGACCTCCAACGCGGCCTCCGCATTCTTGACCGCGCCTTGGGCCACGTCGCGGACCCTGATGACGAAACGGTTTCCCTTGAGGTGACCGAGCCTCAACTTGTTGCCATGCATACGGGCCGAGAGGATCTTGATCCCCGGAATCTCAAGCGCCAGCACCTTATCGGGCGCCACGCGCGGTATGGAGACGGTTTGACGGGTGACGCCAATGGCATCCTTCATCCCGGCGTAGCCCAAATCGCGCTCCTGGACACCCAGGGTCTTCGCGATGCGGCGCAGCGCCTCAAGCGTCGCAATGCCGCGCTTTTCCAGGACCGCGAAACAGTGCTCCCCCTGCCCGCTCGGCAGATAGGCCGGGATCTCCTCGACCAGGAAATCTTCCGGGCTCCCCTTGATGGTGCCGCCGGTCCCCGGGACCTCTGCTGTAAGATATATGGACAATGCCCCTCCCTGAATCCGTTTCCGCAACCACAGCATCATACCCAGTACCAGCTGCTCTTTCAACATCTTTCCATTCCACCCGCGGACAGAATCTGCAGGAACGGCGACTAAAGAATTCGCCCGTAATGCCGACCAATAAGCATCGTCATAATGCTTCTCTGACAGCAATATTTATTTGTCGTGACACAATCCATGATTGAGCAAAAAGGTTCAAGTTCGATATACTGGCACCAGCAAAGACAACAGTTACGAGATAAGGGGAACTAAGCATGAGCAGCACGGGCAATGTAAAAAAAGGAACATCTGCTGAGCTTGCAACGAACCGTAAGTGGCTGAAAGAGTCGATAAGTCCATACTTCTTCAGTGCAATGCGCGACGAACCCGAAGCTTTGAACGTATTGGAGCTGGGATTGGGAACGCTCAGGCACAACCGGCGCCTGATACTTGCCGACCGCGACAAATCCCTGATACTGGCACGCGTCAACGCACCCGGGTCTCTGTACGACGCGCTGCGCCACTTCCAGGACCGCGAAATATCCTACGCCATGATCACCCACTCCGACGCTCCCATGCCCGGGATGCAGGAGGCGCTGGAGATTCAGCGTTTCGAGTTCGACCGCAAGAAAAACGAGGAAGTGCTCGCCTGGAAGGAAGCGAAGGTTCCTGCCGGCATCGCGCGCAAGGTGGCGGCGGAACTCAAAAGGAGCTATCCCGAATTCGACCTGAAGGAATTCGACCGTCTGCTGCGTATCCTCTGGCTCAACAACGAAAGCTACGTCAGGGTCTCTTCGCCGCTGCGTGTGGCGCAGGTGCTCCAGTTGCACCAGAAAGCGAGCAGGAGCGGCGGCCTCTACCTCTACGTCGAGCCGAGCAGCATTCAACAGGTGTCTCGGGTCCACTTCGCCGTAGGCAACCCCCCGCAAAAAGAGTTCCTGCTGCAGCTCATGGAGGTGTTCAACCGGCTCGACCTGGCGGTGAACCGGGCCTATTGCCTCACCATCACCACCGGCGTCCACCCCTATTTCCTGGGGACCTTCCTGGTCAACCAGCGCCACGGCGGCGTGCTTGAGGCGGGGAGCGAGCTTTTCTCCCGCCTGCAAAAGGAGCTCTACAACACCCAGATCGTCTCCACCAGGGGATATACCTACCGTGAGTTCGTCACCACCGGCGTCATGTCCGGCGAGGACGCGTCCCTGACCAACGCCTTTATCGCCTTCTGCCACACGAACCTGGCCCACAACCAGCCCGACCGCTTCGGCCTGGACGACGTGCAAAGCGCCTTCCACTCCCACCCGGAGATGTCGCTGCAACTGGTGAAGCTCTTCCGCGCCCGCTTCGATCCCGCCGTCACCGCTAGCGATCCGCGCTACCAGTCAATCCTGGAGGAAACGGTCGGGGCGGTGGAGGAATACAACACGGGGCACCGCTACCTGGACGAGATGCGGCGCACCATATACCGCTGCTGCCTCATCTTCATCACCCATACCTTGAAGACCAACTTCTTCGTACTGGAAAAGCAGGCGCTGGCCTTCAGGCTCGACCCCACCTACCTAGCGGCGCTGGAAACCTCGTCCACCTCCGACCTCCCGCCGGCGCAGCCCTTCCGGGTGACCTTCTTCTTCAGCCGCTACGGCTTCGGCTACCACATAGGCTTCTCCGACATCGCCCGCGGCGGCTGGCGCACCGTCATCGCACGCAACGTGGACGACTACATCACCAACTCCAACACCATCTTCAGGGAGAACTTCGTGCTCGCCCACACCCAGCACCTGAAGAACAAAGACATCTACGAGGGTGGGTCGAAGCTGGTGCTGATCCTGAACGCGGCCGACCTGCAACGCGGAGGGGAGCGCGAACTGGAAGTCTGCCGCCTCTACAAGCTGCAGCACGGTGTCGTCAACGCCTTCCTCGACGTATTCGTCACCAGCGACGGCGTGGCGAAGAATCCAGCCGTGGTCGATTACTATCGCGAGGACGAGCCGATCGAACTGGGCCCCGACGAGAACATGCACGACTCCATGATCGAAAACATCGCCCGCATCTCCAAGCGGCGCGGCTACATCCTGGGGATCGGCATCATGTCCAGCAAGGAAGTAGGCATCAACCACAAGGAGTACGGCGTCACCTCCACGGGGGTGATCAAATTCGCCGAGATCACCATGGCCGAGCTGGGGATCGACATCTACCGCGACCCCTTCAGCGTGAAATTCACAGGGGGCCCCAACGGCGACGTCGCGGGGAACGCCATGCGCATCCTGCTGAACCGTGCCCCCAAGGTCGCCATCAAGCTGATACTGGACGGGACCGCCGCCTTGTGCGACCCGGAGGGAGCCGACCACGAGGAGTTGGGGCGCATCGTGCTCAAGCAGGACCTGGATGCGTTCGACCCGCTGCAGCTGCACCCCGGCGGCTTCATGCTCTTCAGAAGCGGCAGCCGCAGAGAGGGGCTGCGCGAACTATTCCGGAAGGTCACCCGCACCGGCGACGGAGTGCGCGAAGAGTGGATCTCCACCGACGAATTTTCCAAGTGGTACGGAAGCCTCCCCTTCACCGTCAAGGCCGATCTCTTCATCCCGGCAGGCGGCAGGCCCGAGTCCATCGACAAGGACAACTGGCAGAACTACCTGCTGCCGGGGGGCGCGCCCTCGACCGCGGCCATCGTCGAAGGTGCCAACTCCTTCATCACCCCCGAGGCGCGCGTCCAACTGCAGAAAAAGGGCATCATCATCATGCGCGACGCCTCGGCCAACAAGTGCGGCGTCATCTCGTCATCCTACGAGATCATCGCCAACCTGCTGCTGTCCGAGTCCGAGTTCCTGGCCGAGAAGGAGCGCTATGTGCGGGACGTATTGGAGATCCTGGAAAAGCGGGCGGGAGACGAGGCACGGCTGATACTGAAGAGGCGCCGCGAGCAGCCCGGGCTTCTCTGCACCGAGATCTCCGACGCCCTAAGCGGCGAGATCAACGAGGAGTACGCCACCATCTACCGCTTCTTCCAGAACCGGCCCAACCTTTGCCTGCAGCC
Proteins encoded in this region:
- a CDS encoding NAD-glutamate dehydrogenase domain-containing protein; this translates as MSSTGNVKKGTSAELATNRKWLKESISPYFFSAMRDEPEALNVLELGLGTLRHNRRLILADRDKSLILARVNAPGSLYDALRHFQDREISYAMITHSDAPMPGMQEALEIQRFEFDRKKNEEVLAWKEAKVPAGIARKVAAELKRSYPEFDLKEFDRLLRILWLNNESYVRVSSPLRVAQVLQLHQKASRSGGLYLYVEPSSIQQVSRVHFAVGNPPQKEFLLQLMEVFNRLDLAVNRAYCLTITTGVHPYFLGTFLVNQRHGGVLEAGSELFSRLQKELYNTQIVSTRGYTYREFVTTGVMSGEDASLTNAFIAFCHTNLAHNQPDRFGLDDVQSAFHSHPEMSLQLVKLFRARFDPAVTASDPRYQSILEETVGAVEEYNTGHRYLDEMRRTIYRCCLIFITHTLKTNFFVLEKQALAFRLDPTYLAALETSSTSDLPPAQPFRVTFFFSRYGFGYHIGFSDIARGGWRTVIARNVDDYITNSNTIFRENFVLAHTQHLKNKDIYEGGSKLVLILNAADLQRGGERELEVCRLYKLQHGVVNAFLDVFVTSDGVAKNPAVVDYYREDEPIELGPDENMHDSMIENIARISKRRGYILGIGIMSSKEVGINHKEYGVTSTGVIKFAEITMAELGIDIYRDPFSVKFTGGPNGDVAGNAMRILLNRAPKVAIKLILDGTAALCDPEGADHEELGRIVLKQDLDAFDPLQLHPGGFMLFRSGSRREGLRELFRKVTRTGDGVREEWISTDEFSKWYGSLPFTVKADLFIPAGGRPESIDKDNWQNYLLPGGAPSTAAIVEGANSFITPEARVQLQKKGIIIMRDASANKCGVISSSYEIIANLLLSESEFLAEKERYVRDVLEILEKRAGDEARLILKRRREQPGLLCTEISDALSGEINEEYATIYRFFQNRPNLCLQPIYRKAILAHLPRMLREEPKYAKRLKNLPRKYLFAILAAEIGSSLVYRGDKEADLEATLKGHLMRQFE